A stretch of the Streptomyces sp. NBC_00078 genome encodes the following:
- a CDS encoding alpha/beta hydrolase, producing MADNKNVTGRRHVMRVAAGIGGAALAAGLGVPNASAADADGLGSRRRHAVRTYVLVHGTHSAGAFWTAIGRELALRGHRVIAVDQPLHGTERFMPEAYQTQDLPALATEASPIAALTLDDYERRVTGVVRRAARLGGPVVLVGHSMGGVSVSRVGSAVPELLAHICYMAAFCPSRSMPSLNACAASPEGQHAITPLDQLVGDPSKLGVLRLNWRTSDRRDLAVFKEMICANYSDLAFLRVLEGMQTDESMTAYDGRAVGRAEAWGRIPRTYLRFGKDRTVAAQLQDRMIAEADDLTPDNRFTVRSIPDAGHLGPEDPTRVTDMLHGLRV from the coding sequence ATGGCTGACAACAAGAACGTCACTGGCAGGCGGCACGTGATGCGGGTCGCGGCAGGGATCGGGGGTGCCGCGCTCGCCGCCGGCCTCGGTGTGCCGAACGCGAGCGCGGCGGACGCGGACGGCCTCGGGTCTCGCCGCCGTCATGCCGTACGCACCTATGTCCTGGTCCACGGCACGCACAGCGCAGGTGCCTTCTGGACGGCGATCGGCCGCGAACTGGCGCTCCGCGGACACCGCGTCATCGCCGTCGACCAACCCCTGCACGGCACCGAGAGGTTCATGCCCGAGGCGTACCAGACACAGGACCTGCCTGCCCTTGCCACGGAGGCCTCGCCCATCGCCGCCCTCACGCTGGACGACTACGAGCGGCGCGTCACCGGCGTCGTACGCCGCGCCGCCCGGCTGGGCGGCCCCGTGGTGCTGGTCGGGCACAGTATGGGAGGCGTCTCGGTCAGCAGGGTCGGCAGTGCCGTGCCCGAACTCCTCGCGCACATCTGCTACATGGCCGCGTTCTGCCCGAGCCGGAGCATGCCCTCCCTGAACGCCTGCGCCGCCTCGCCCGAAGGGCAGCACGCCATCACTCCACTGGACCAACTCGTCGGAGACCCCTCGAAGTTGGGCGTGCTGCGCCTCAACTGGCGTACATCCGACCGCCGGGACCTCGCGGTGTTCAAGGAGATGATCTGCGCCAACTATTCGGACCTCGCGTTCCTGCGGGTGCTGGAGGGCATGCAGACGGACGAGTCGATGACCGCGTACGACGGCCGGGCCGTGGGCCGGGCGGAGGCGTGGGGCCGGATCCCCCGCACCTACCTGCGGTTCGGCAAGGACAGGACCGTCGCGGCCCAGCTCCAGGACCGCATGATCGCGGAGGCCGACGACCTCACCCCGGACAACCGCTTCACCGTCCGCAGCATCCCCGACGCGGGACACCTGGGCCCCGAGGACCCCACCCGTGTGACCGACATGCTGCATGGCCTGCGGGTGTAA
- a CDS encoding CBS domain-containing protein: protein MTRKVRDVMSSGAAAVEPMTTVARAARVMREQDVGDVLVAYDVDLFGVLTDRDIVIRALAEGRDPAVTTVGSVCTPPPVATLTPDDTTDRAIELMRRHAVRRLPVVEHGGCPVGVISLGDLAATENPHPALTDIGKAAPNH from the coding sequence ATGACCCGGAAAGTACGCGACGTGATGTCGTCCGGCGCGGCCGCCGTCGAGCCCATGACCACGGTGGCTCGCGCGGCCCGCGTGATGCGTGAGCAGGACGTCGGAGACGTGCTGGTGGCCTACGACGTCGATCTGTTCGGCGTGCTCACCGACCGTGACATCGTGATCCGTGCTCTCGCCGAGGGCCGCGACCCGGCCGTGACGACCGTCGGATCCGTGTGCACGCCACCGCCCGTGGCGACCCTGACGCCCGACGACACGACCGACCGGGCGATCGAGCTGATGCGCCGGCACGCCGTGCGCCGCCTCCCGGTCGTGGAGCACGGCGGCTGTCCGGTCGGTGTGATCAGCCTCGGCGACCTGGCCGCTACGGAGAACCCGCACCCCGCGCTGACGGACATCGGCAAGGCGGCACCGAACCACTGA
- a CDS encoding class I SAM-dependent methyltransferase has product MATVQATDTNPGELKDVPGWFPPLDQTLFTWFLERQETRGFGGDLVELGAYMGKSAVLLGHHRQDGEEFTVCDLFGGEAPDGANRAETAKSYASLTRQAFERNYLAFHGNLPTVIEAPTSVISKEVAADSCRFVHIDASHLYEHVHDDIGAARDLLLPDGIVVLDDFRSEHTPGVSVATWEAVLNRGLRPICLSTQKLYGTWGDPEPVQEELLTMLRARTDVGLSVQEAAGHRLVRTRAHKGMQAPPFPRSRYYTGPEQPKSSTPAGHAPAATPRRPRSRARRIGVDLLPPIVTRAIRRALASGAQGAAGRAARRRSA; this is encoded by the coding sequence ATGGCGACTGTTCAAGCAACCGACACGAATCCCGGCGAGCTCAAAGACGTCCCCGGCTGGTTTCCGCCGCTGGACCAGACCCTGTTCACCTGGTTCCTCGAACGGCAGGAGACGCGCGGCTTCGGGGGCGACCTGGTGGAGCTGGGCGCCTACATGGGCAAGAGCGCCGTCCTGCTCGGTCACCACCGCCAGGACGGTGAGGAGTTCACGGTCTGCGACCTGTTCGGGGGCGAGGCACCGGACGGGGCCAACCGCGCAGAGACGGCGAAGTCGTATGCCTCGCTCACCCGGCAGGCCTTCGAACGCAACTACCTGGCCTTCCACGGAAACCTGCCCACGGTGATCGAGGCGCCCACCTCCGTGATCTCCAAGGAGGTGGCCGCGGACAGCTGCCGCTTCGTCCACATAGACGCCTCGCACCTGTACGAACACGTCCACGACGACATAGGCGCGGCCCGCGACCTGCTGCTCCCGGACGGCATCGTCGTCCTCGACGACTTCCGCTCCGAGCACACTCCCGGCGTCTCGGTCGCCACCTGGGAGGCGGTGCTCAACCGCGGGCTGCGTCCCATCTGCCTGAGCACCCAGAAGCTGTACGGCACCTGGGGCGACCCGGAGCCCGTCCAGGAAGAGCTGCTGACGATGCTCAGGGCCCGTACGGACGTCGGTCTGAGCGTCCAGGAGGCCGCGGGCCACCGGTTGGTCCGCACCCGCGCCCACAAGGGGATGCAGGCGCCGCCCTTCCCGCGCTCCCGGTACTACACGGGGCCCGAGCAGCCGAAGTCCTCGACGCCGGCCGGCCATGCTCCCGCTGCCACGCCCCGCCGACCGCGATCCCGGGCCCGCCGCATCGGCGTGGACCTGCTGCCCCCGATCGTGACCCGGGCGATACGCCGGGCTCTCGCATCCGGCGCCCAGGGTGCCGCTGGGCGCGCGGCACGCCGAAGGTCAGCGTGA
- a CDS encoding fructosamine kinase family protein: MHISSLSTQDGDAGPGAAAARITGRSVRSERRLSGALAEVGLDGGQSVIVKRADPPGAVQAEAAGLRWLADAGAVAVVNVHGYDARWLVTGLVPPGRPTARSAERFGRGLAALHAAGAPAFGAPPPGGPVEAYIGLAPMRNVPGADWPHWYAEQRVLPYLRGAVDRDTIRPAEAAAVERVCERLPELAGPAEPPARLHGDLWNGNVLWGADGEAWLIDPAAHGGHRETDLAMLHLFGCPHLEHVLDGYQQVAPLADRWADRIALHQLFPLLVHAVLFGRGFAEQALAVARGALA, from the coding sequence GTGCACATCAGCTCCCTTTCCACACAGGACGGCGACGCCGGTCCCGGCGCGGCTGCGGCCCGGATCACCGGCCGTTCGGTGCGCAGCGAGCGCCGGTTGTCCGGTGCGCTTGCCGAAGTCGGCCTGGACGGCGGGCAGTCCGTGATCGTCAAGCGGGCGGACCCGCCCGGCGCGGTACAGGCCGAAGCGGCGGGACTGCGCTGGCTGGCCGATGCCGGCGCGGTCGCCGTTGTGAACGTCCATGGGTACGACGCGCGTTGGCTGGTGACCGGCCTGGTCCCGCCGGGCAGACCCACGGCCCGCTCGGCGGAACGGTTCGGGCGTGGACTGGCAGCCCTGCATGCCGCGGGCGCACCGGCGTTCGGCGCGCCACCGCCCGGTGGCCCGGTCGAGGCATACATCGGGCTCGCCCCGATGCGCAATGTTCCCGGCGCCGACTGGCCGCACTGGTACGCCGAGCAGCGTGTGCTGCCGTATCTGCGCGGCGCGGTCGACCGGGACACGATCCGCCCCGCCGAGGCGGCCGCGGTCGAGCGGGTCTGCGAGCGGCTGCCGGAACTGGCGGGGCCCGCCGAACCACCCGCCCGGCTGCACGGCGACCTGTGGAACGGCAACGTGCTCTGGGGGGCCGACGGGGAGGCCTGGCTGATCGACCCGGCCGCGCACGGCGGGCACCGGGAGACCGACCTGGCGATGCTCCACCTCTTCGGCTGTCCGCACCTGGAGCACGTACTCGACGGCTACCAGCAGGTGGCGCCCCTCGCGGACCGGTGGGCGGACCGGATCGCTCTGCATCAGCTGTTTCCGCTGCTGGTGCACGCTGTGCTCTTCGGCCGCGGCTTCGCCGAACAGGCCCTCGCGGTGGCGCGAGGAGCCCTGGCGTGA
- a CDS encoding NUDIX domain-containing protein, with product MTPHRIEPRTLEAAVRDARQAVAVYDNALERLLHPQAALNPPFAAEVWVFDSTLTQVLLVRHRWRGWVPPGGKVDPGETPREAARRELLEETGVRAGLLEQPAAVTVRSYHPDWSATVGVTFLEVLDRRTGLTPEEGQPAAWLPLDEPWQGWFAEDRLLMRQCADRLRRRGHGS from the coding sequence ATGACACCGCACCGCATCGAACCCCGCACCCTCGAAGCCGCAGTGCGGGATGCGCGGCAGGCGGTGGCCGTGTACGACAACGCCCTGGAGCGGCTGCTGCACCCGCAGGCGGCGCTGAACCCGCCGTTCGCCGCCGAGGTGTGGGTCTTCGACAGCACGCTGACGCAGGTCCTGCTGGTGCGGCACCGCTGGCGGGGATGGGTGCCGCCCGGAGGCAAGGTGGACCCCGGCGAGACGCCGCGGGAAGCGGCGCGCCGGGAGCTGCTGGAGGAGACGGGCGTCCGGGCCGGGCTCCTTGAGCAGCCGGCGGCCGTCACGGTCCGCTCCTATCACCCCGACTGGTCGGCCACTGTGGGCGTGACCTTTCTCGAAGTCCTCGACCGGCGAACGGGGTTGACGCCCGAGGAGGGCCAGCCCGCGGCCTGGCTGCCGCTCGACGAGCCCTGGCAGGGCTGGTTCGCCGAAGACCGGCTCCTGATGCGGCAGTGCGCGGACCGGCTGCGGCGACGGGGCCATGGATCGTGA
- a CDS encoding DapH/DapD/GlmU-related protein — MDLDHQQDASVRHFDHCPWLFAETATEEQRHAQRARQQAVGGDSGIGERCYVAHSAAVLPDRLRLGDDSYIAAHAYVTGELTTGADCTLNPFTTVRGAVVLGDGVRIGAHTSLLGFNHSMAPDRPVFQQPLSSRGIKVGDDVWIGSHVVVVDGVTIGDHCVIGAGAVVTKDLPAWTVAAGNPARPLRDRRDSPSTAPTAPALRGPLARFADTARAQAPDILARCWDGERYVDRPGRTPTVRAHCDAVEIADLLLGSAPEQLPTDEHVRRLHSAQDPQTGLVPELGDPAPATDDDGFVGEGAALYHILSVGYALDLMGTSFPHPVCGVREMTARQLVARLEGLPWHDGVWGAGAWIDAWATAAHWNLRRGGADGAQDSGAREALFGWLVTRADPWSGMWGSAAPEDGRLQVVNGYYRLTRGSFAQFGLPVPYPERVVDAVLDHARDSRHFGAGRENACNVLDVAHPLWLCSRQLGAGSGGDGYRTADIRAWAERQLAAALPRWHDGRGFGFGPTGIGPEPGLQGTEMWLAIIWYLADLLGRSDELGYRPRGVHRPEPARTGVDRHV, encoded by the coding sequence ATGGATCTGGATCACCAACAGGATGCGTCGGTACGGCATTTCGACCACTGTCCGTGGCTGTTCGCCGAGACCGCGACCGAGGAGCAGCGGCACGCCCAGCGGGCGCGGCAGCAGGCGGTCGGCGGGGACAGCGGGATCGGCGAACGGTGCTACGTCGCCCATTCCGCGGCGGTCCTCCCGGACCGGCTGCGCCTCGGCGACGACTCGTACATCGCCGCGCACGCCTATGTCACCGGGGAGTTGACCACCGGCGCGGACTGCACGCTCAACCCGTTCACCACGGTGCGGGGCGCGGTCGTGCTGGGCGACGGCGTACGGATCGGCGCACACACGTCACTGCTCGGCTTCAACCATTCGATGGCACCCGATCGTCCGGTCTTCCAACAGCCGCTCAGCAGCAGGGGGATCAAGGTCGGGGACGACGTGTGGATCGGCTCGCACGTGGTTGTGGTGGACGGGGTGACCATCGGCGACCACTGTGTCATCGGCGCGGGAGCCGTCGTCACCAAGGATCTCCCGGCGTGGACGGTGGCGGCCGGGAACCCGGCACGTCCCCTTCGCGACCGCCGGGACTCCCCCAGCACGGCTCCCACCGCTCCGGCCCTCCGAGGCCCGCTGGCCCGGTTCGCCGACACCGCCCGCGCGCAGGCGCCCGACATCCTGGCGCGCTGCTGGGACGGCGAGCGCTACGTCGACCGTCCCGGTAGGACACCGACCGTGCGGGCGCACTGCGACGCCGTGGAGATCGCCGACCTGCTCCTGGGCTCGGCGCCCGAACAGTTGCCCACCGACGAGCATGTACGGCGGCTGCACAGCGCCCAGGATCCGCAGACCGGTCTGGTGCCGGAACTGGGCGACCCGGCGCCCGCGACGGACGACGACGGCTTCGTCGGTGAGGGAGCCGCGCTCTACCACATCCTGTCGGTCGGCTATGCGCTCGACCTGATGGGCACCTCCTTCCCTCATCCGGTGTGCGGTGTACGGGAGATGACGGCACGTCAACTCGTCGCGCGGCTTGAGGGGTTGCCGTGGCACGACGGCGTGTGGGGTGCCGGTGCCTGGATCGACGCCTGGGCCACGGCCGCGCACTGGAATCTGCGGCGCGGGGGCGCGGACGGCGCCCAGGACAGCGGTGCGCGGGAGGCGTTGTTCGGCTGGCTGGTCACCCGGGCCGACCCGTGGAGCGGCATGTGGGGCAGTGCGGCGCCCGAGGACGGGCGGTTGCAGGTCGTCAACGGCTACTACCGGCTGACGCGTGGCTCCTTCGCCCAGTTCGGGCTGCCGGTGCCGTATCCGGAGCGGGTCGTGGACGCGGTTCTGGACCACGCCCGCGACTCCCGCCACTTCGGCGCGGGCCGGGAGAACGCCTGCAACGTGCTGGACGTGGCCCACCCCTTGTGGCTGTGCAGCCGACAGCTCGGTGCGGGCTCCGGTGGCGACGGCTACCGTACGGCCGACATCCGCGCCTGGGCCGAGCGGCAGCTGGCCGCCGCCCTGCCCCGCTGGCACGACGGCCGTGGGTTCGGCTTCGGCCCCACGGGCATCGGCCCCGAACCTGGTCTTCAAGGCACCGAGATGTGGCTCGCCATCATCTGGTACCTCGCCGACCTGCTGGGCCGCTCCGACGAGCTCGGCTACCGGCCCCGCGGCGTCCACCGCCCCGAACCGGCACGCACAGGCGTCGACCGGCACGTATAG
- a CDS encoding ATP-binding protein, whose amino-acid sequence MLRRETFRLPRHPASVGFARYQVRQHLAAWGYGTGEDMTERVVLLASELAANVVRHGPILEREFEMAVTARADGSCFIAVSDESSAQPVLHDAPTADDEKGRGLHLVDQLAQTWGVRPRGRQGKTVWAVVRHPGPRTVAGMPSPRSVSTTIQAPQTQLS is encoded by the coding sequence GTGCTGAGACGGGAGACGTTCCGGCTTCCCCGCCATCCGGCTTCGGTCGGCTTCGCCCGGTACCAGGTGCGGCAACATCTGGCCGCCTGGGGGTACGGCACGGGCGAGGACATGACGGAGAGAGTCGTCCTGCTGGCCTCCGAGCTGGCGGCGAACGTCGTCCGTCACGGGCCCATCCTGGAGCGCGAATTCGAGATGGCGGTGACGGCACGGGCCGACGGCTCCTGTTTCATAGCGGTCTCCGACGAGAGTTCCGCACAGCCCGTCCTGCACGACGCGCCGACCGCGGACGACGAGAAGGGGCGCGGTCTGCACCTCGTCGACCAACTCGCCCAGACCTGGGGGGTACGCCCCCGGGGACGGCAGGGCAAGACCGTCTGGGCGGTGGTGCGTCATCCGGGTCCGCGTACCGTCGCCGGCATGCCGTCACCGAGATCGGTGAGTACGACGATCCAGGCTCCGCAGACGCAGCTCAGCTAG
- a CDS encoding phosphoribosyltransferase, producing the protein MQFHDRGQAGRELAERLRIQQEKGALPDPVVLALPRGGVAVAHEVARVLDAPLDVLVVRKIGVPGHEEFGVGAIVGEEDPLFDRRTLDYLGLSESSLASVVKREREELRRRERLYRQDRSAPDLTGRTVIVVDDGLATGSTARAALRCVRRQSPRRVVLAVPVGSPEAAEGMRAEADEVFCLHRPPGFTSVGLCYEEFGQLTDEDVLAALRMTAEHRSA; encoded by the coding sequence ATGCAGTTCCATGACCGCGGGCAGGCCGGACGGGAACTGGCCGAGCGGCTGCGGATCCAGCAGGAGAAGGGCGCCCTGCCCGACCCCGTCGTCCTGGCGCTGCCCCGCGGAGGCGTCGCCGTGGCTCACGAGGTGGCGCGGGTGCTCGACGCCCCGCTCGACGTGCTGGTCGTGCGGAAGATAGGTGTTCCGGGCCACGAGGAGTTCGGCGTCGGTGCGATCGTGGGTGAGGAGGATCCGCTCTTCGACCGGCGCACCCTCGACTACCTGGGCCTCAGCGAGTCGTCGCTCGCCTCCGTGGTGAAGAGGGAACGCGAGGAGCTCCGCCGCCGCGAACGCCTCTACCGGCAGGACCGTTCCGCCCCCGACCTGACCGGCCGGACCGTGATCGTCGTGGACGACGGGCTGGCGACCGGCTCAACGGCCCGCGCAGCCCTGCGCTGTGTACGGCGTCAGTCGCCCCGCCGCGTGGTGCTGGCCGTGCCGGTCGGCTCACCGGAGGCGGCGGAAGGGATGCGTGCCGAGGCCGACGAGGTGTTCTGCCTGCACCGGCCGCCCGGCTTCACGTCCGTGGGCCTGTGCTACGAGGAGTTCGGACAGCTGACGGACGAGGACGTGCTCGCAGCGCTGCGCATGACGGCAGAACACCGGAGCGCCTGA
- a CDS encoding SDR family oxidoreductase gives MTTTLITGANKGIGHETARRLIATGHTVYVGARDAERGRRAAERLGARFVLLDVTDDATVEAAAKTVEADGGLDVLINNAGIETRGEGNSVPTAETVTADQMRNTFETNVFGVIRVTHAFLPLLRRSSAPVVVNVSSGLASLTHLSDPEHPAHFYPGIAYPTSKTAVNMITVQFAKAFPDMRINAVEPGFTKTDLNDNTGTQTVEQAAEIIVRMAQVAPDGPTGGFFDAGGPLPW, from the coding sequence ATGACGACAACACTGATCACCGGAGCCAACAAGGGCATCGGCCACGAGACCGCACGCCGACTCATCGCCACAGGTCACACCGTCTACGTGGGGGCCCGTGACGCCGAGCGCGGCCGCCGGGCCGCCGAGCGGCTGGGTGCGCGCTTCGTCCTCCTCGACGTCACCGACGACGCGACGGTCGAGGCCGCGGCCAAGACCGTCGAGGCCGACGGGGGCCTCGACGTACTGATCAACAACGCCGGCATCGAGACCAGGGGCGAGGGCAACAGCGTGCCCACCGCCGAGACGGTGACCGCCGACCAGATGCGGAACACCTTCGAGACGAACGTCTTCGGCGTCATCCGCGTCACCCACGCCTTCCTGCCCCTGCTGCGGCGCTCGTCCGCACCGGTCGTGGTAAACGTCAGCAGCGGCCTGGCCTCGCTGACCCATCTCTCCGACCCGGAACACCCCGCGCACTTCTACCCGGGCATCGCCTACCCGACGTCCAAGACCGCGGTGAACATGATCACCGTGCAGTTCGCGAAGGCATTCCCGGACATGCGTATCAACGCCGTCGAGCCCGGCTTCACGAAGACCGACCTGAACGACAACACGGGTACCCAGACCGTCGAGCAGGCCGCCGAGATCATCGTGCGCATGGCGCAGGTCGCGCCCGACGGTCCGACCGGCGGCTTCTTCGACGCTGGTGGTCCGCTGCCCTGGTGA
- a CDS encoding GntR family transcriptional regulator: MPEQPQRESTYVRLARELRTAILRHDYPDGVRLPTEAELAETYGVSRQTVRRAFQDLVTEGLVYRVPGRGTFATPREEQYLRQFGSVDDLMGLSIDTRMDVVTPLHRRVDVEAAGRLGLDTDRVHKLAFLRLHDDVAFCHTSVWLPPAVGQLLEKVEELTLPGSSNAFTVIGLLDQRLPEPIAEAEQSITVAEATPEIAQHLGCEPGRAVLRIDRAYQTVGGRLVELAISHFLPEHYSYRVRLRRSGQ, translated from the coding sequence ATGCCTGAGCAGCCGCAGCGGGAGAGCACATACGTCCGGCTCGCCCGGGAGCTGCGGACGGCGATCCTGCGGCACGACTATCCCGACGGCGTCCGGCTGCCCACGGAGGCGGAGCTCGCCGAGACGTACGGGGTGAGCCGGCAGACCGTGCGCCGGGCGTTCCAGGACCTCGTCACCGAGGGGCTGGTCTACCGGGTACCGGGACGCGGGACGTTCGCCACGCCCCGCGAGGAGCAGTACCTGCGGCAGTTCGGCTCGGTTGACGATCTGATGGGGCTGTCCATCGACACCCGCATGGACGTGGTCACGCCTCTGCATCGGCGGGTCGACGTCGAGGCGGCGGGGCGACTCGGCCTCGACACCGACCGGGTGCACAAGCTGGCCTTCCTCCGGCTGCACGACGACGTGGCCTTCTGCCACACCTCCGTCTGGCTGCCGCCCGCCGTGGGCCAACTACTGGAGAAGGTCGAGGAGTTGACGCTGCCGGGCTCCTCCAACGCCTTCACCGTCATCGGGCTGCTCGACCAACGGCTGCCCGAACCGATCGCCGAGGCGGAACAGAGCATCACCGTCGCCGAGGCAACCCCCGAGATCGCCCAGCACCTCGGCTGCGAACCCGGCCGGGCAGTGCTGCGTATCGACCGCGCGTACCAGACCGTCGGCGGCCGGCTCGTCGAGCTGGCCATCAGCCACTTCCTGCCCGAGCACTACTCGTATCGCGTGCGGCTGCGGCGCAGCGGCCAGTGA
- the argG gene encoding argininosuccinate synthase, producing MSKVLTSLPAGERVGIAFSGGLDTSVAVAWMRDKGAVPCTYTADIGQYDEPDIASVPGRAKTYGAEIARLVDCRAALVEEGLAALTCGAFHIRSGGRAYFNTTPLGRAVTGTLLVRAMLEDDVQIWGDGSTFKGNDIERFYRYGLLANPHLRIYKPWLDANFVTELGGRKEMSEWLLTHGLPYRDSTEKAYSTDANIWGATHEAKTLEHLDTGVETVEPIMGVRFWDPEVEIVTEDVTIGFDQGRPVTINGKEFASAVDLVMEANAIGGRHGLGMSDQIENRIIEAKSRGIYEAPGMALLHNAYERLVNAIHNEDTLAQYHNEGRRLGRLMYEGRWLDPQALMIRESLQRWVGAAVTGEVTLRLRRGEDFSLLDTTGPAFSYHPDKLSMERTEDSAFGPVDRIGQLTMRNLDIADSRAKLEQYVGLGLIGTGSPTIGASQAAATGLIGTMPELPEGGAEAIASRGEVSEADALLDRAAMESGTD from the coding sequence ATGTCCAAGGTCCTCACCTCCCTTCCCGCCGGCGAACGCGTCGGCATCGCCTTCTCCGGCGGTCTCGACACCTCCGTCGCGGTCGCATGGATGCGCGACAAGGGCGCCGTCCCGTGCACCTACACCGCCGACATCGGTCAGTACGACGAGCCAGACATCGCCTCGGTGCCCGGTCGTGCGAAGACCTACGGTGCCGAGATCGCCCGCCTGGTCGACTGCCGTGCGGCACTGGTCGAGGAGGGCCTGGCGGCGCTCACCTGCGGGGCGTTCCACATCCGCTCGGGCGGGCGCGCCTACTTCAACACCACTCCGCTCGGCCGCGCCGTCACCGGCACGCTGCTGGTGCGGGCGATGCTCGAGGACGACGTCCAGATCTGGGGCGACGGCTCGACCTTCAAGGGCAACGACATCGAGCGGTTCTACCGCTACGGCCTGCTCGCCAACCCGCACCTGCGCATCTACAAGCCCTGGCTGGACGCGAATTTCGTGACCGAGCTCGGCGGCCGCAAGGAAATGTCGGAGTGGCTGCTCACGCACGGCCTGCCCTACCGCGACAGCACGGAGAAGGCGTACTCCACCGACGCCAACATCTGGGGCGCCACCCACGAGGCCAAGACCCTGGAACACCTCGACACGGGCGTTGAGACCGTTGAGCCGATCATGGGCGTGCGGTTCTGGGACCCCGAGGTCGAGATCGTCACGGAGGACGTGACGATCGGCTTCGACCAGGGCCGCCCGGTGACGATCAACGGCAAGGAGTTCGCCTCCGCCGTCGACCTGGTGATGGAGGCCAACGCCATCGGCGGCCGCCACGGCCTGGGCATGTCCGACCAGATCGAGAACCGGATCATCGAGGCCAAGAGCCGCGGCATCTACGAGGCGCCCGGCATGGCCCTGCTGCACAACGCGTACGAGCGCCTGGTCAACGCGATCCACAACGAGGACACCCTCGCCCAGTACCACAACGAGGGACGGCGTCTGGGCCGCCTCATGTACGAGGGCCGCTGGCTGGACCCGCAGGCGCTGATGATCCGTGAGTCGCTGCAGCGCTGGGTCGGCGCGGCCGTCACCGGCGAGGTGACCCTGCGGCTGCGGCGCGGTGAGGACTTCTCGCTCCTCGACACCACGGGCCCGGCGTTCAGCTACCACCCGGACAAGCTGTCGATGGAGCGGACCGAGGACTCCGCCTTCGGCCCGGTGGACCGGATCGGCCAGCTGACCATGCGCAACCTGGACATCGCCGACTCCCGCGCCAAGCTGGAGCAGTACGTCGGTCTCGGTCTGATCGGCACCGGCAGCCCCACCATCGGCGCCTCGCAGGCGGCCGCGACCGGGCTGATCGGCACCATGCCGGAGCTGCCGGAGGGCGGCGCCGAGGCGATCGCCTCCCGCGGCGAGGTGTCCGAGGCGGACGCGCTCCTTGACCGCGCCGCGATGGAGTCCGGCACGGACTGA
- a CDS encoding helix-turn-helix transcriptional regulator has product MTATELGQALRRWRDRVSPEAAGLPAGGHRRAAGLRREELALLAGISVDYITRLEQGRAANPSGQVVEALARALRLSGDERAYLYRLAELVPPGPELVPGHITPSVQRLLDRLVDTPVAVSDAAMTLLVANPMYGALMGDPSGLRGFERNGVWRNFLGWPTRVRHTPDEWRAFQVGMVSELRTTAARYPADRQLRCLIAELRAKSERFAELWESGVVGRLEAARKTVEHPQVGLVTLDCDTLRVENNDLHIIVYSAEPGTEAAEKLELLSVVGTQSLAE; this is encoded by the coding sequence ATGACGGCGACAGAACTCGGACAGGCTCTGCGGCGCTGGCGCGACCGGGTCTCCCCGGAGGCGGCGGGGCTGCCCGCGGGCGGCCACCGGCGCGCGGCCGGTCTGCGGCGCGAGGAGCTGGCCCTGCTGGCCGGGATCTCGGTCGACTACATCACTCGCCTGGAGCAGGGCCGGGCGGCCAACCCCTCCGGGCAGGTCGTCGAGGCGCTGGCCCGGGCGCTGCGGCTGTCGGGGGACGAGCGGGCGTATCTGTACAGGCTGGCGGAGCTGGTGCCGCCGGGTCCCGAGCTGGTGCCCGGGCACATCACGCCCAGCGTCCAGCGGCTGCTGGACCGGCTGGTGGACACGCCCGTCGCGGTGTCCGACGCGGCGATGACGCTGCTGGTGGCCAACCCCATGTACGGGGCGCTGATGGGTGACCCGTCCGGTCTGCGCGGTTTCGAACGCAACGGTGTGTGGCGCAACTTCCTCGGTTGGCCGACCCGGGTGCGGCACACCCCGGACGAATGGCGGGCCTTCCAGGTCGGCATGGTCTCCGAACTGCGGACGACCGCCGCCCGGTATCCGGCCGATCGTCAATTGCGCTGCCTGATCGCGGAGTTGCGCGCCAAGAGCGAGCGGTTCGCCGAGTTGTGGGAGTCGGGTGTCGTCGGCCGTCTGGAGGCCGCTCGCAAGACGGTCGAGCATCCGCAGGTCGGTCTGGTCACGCTGGACTGCGACACCCTGCGCGTGGAGAACAACGACCTGCACATCATCGTCTACTCGGCCGAACCGGGCACCGAGGCGGCAGAGAAGCTGGAGCTGCTCTCGGTGGTCGGCACCCAGAGTCTGGCCGAGTAG